From Triticum aestivum cultivar Chinese Spring chromosome 4A, IWGSC CS RefSeq v2.1, whole genome shotgun sequence, a single genomic window includes:
- the LOC123085071 gene encoding uncharacterized protein, giving the protein MSQFHHTQHGGDGDFQMWQQQMMYKQLQEFQRQQNAQQIDHGARMQPSFGQFQAPARAAPADQLPVITNEMPNNEATAYAWPQNFASGDPRLPGNSQMVNTGSNTNWEQYGGAPAMGNFMNGSVFPNTQSQPMRPMGLATQQMNQSFYQIPATSRGGSVNQYPQFLGIPADLQNAMTRASTHQPEKVSRPFSSLMDEPSPQEKGASSSMQNFRGKGGFLSNSLLQSQGDNNKAGSPVPVNHLRHGFQLQDFHGRSNQLQAGLQEKSTMQVAPASGGASLDPTEEKFLFGDDEDSNWGALLKGDNDHGNSLDNDNFGGTLPSLQSGSWSALMQETLQSSTSKDNPKEEWSGLSLQKTQTVANNSTLPARDQSKLAALSGGLQNARPSSASSYGDGTMNNPDFTSFQHATRSPYEQRDKTPHESPRATVTNHQSTAEANNGYIQQSLKQKQSDEYGRQEQVHLSNGNWAQQKSETPRNSSHSTGAPSSTHGFWMSQQNTVDNNINQESSNSQNDWKSNSPLGQDISSTQNVFNSDGNFWKSSGGNANSVHRLQQMKPDISTSQMQKDSSDGKGVSMMGSSMSTINPNQHQMVMGRTGEHGGVNHNIGRRGSETSESLRRSAEPRPNDCNQEYQNAIHMERPGNILNPGQHVNSDHAARRHPFFAAKESQNLGSGQQAGGSYMLQNHAMDNTGGNIRHSPGNPVSNNQFPPQSLQGQNNLKPRFITNSQVAANMASVNEKKMLVGDEHFKSRHGVTNSSSASPFGVSDAGQSQNRAVQNSQHMLQLLHKVDNSTDSNALTDMANSPLDNVANTQQQLNQSSLQGFGLRLAPPSQRHPASDQLWSSHTNADGKQPEHSARGEHQAQLPSTATNYSSPAHPSSQPTPFHSSEMGGTGQPAAHFPQLSSGQQYPVPDARSGSVPMPQQDSTATVFKNVWTNISAQRLAGGTQSNKITPNILQSMMFSNNPNLWGSQKADDQGQKASTPPDVATSSANSHNQETKQALDSDAGLASSEMANFDSTGAAVPRGNQTLQKHSSDGNFAIPASSLAQLRQQGIMNPRQGESPAANFQVMNTSHNTGTNMSGIGLHGNPTPSNLQQTNFALLHQMQAMGHVDVDPGNKTGKMLKPNEISSDASQVDWKSAQRFAHGATNSLRSSIDNIGSTSVQGSFPSDMKMLSFAPRNNEERSTSIPSQIPSREVLSHGMVMRNDHQSQVQSLGTNASSNLIERSERPGINPQMAPSWFEHYGNQRNGQNHSVFNAQKTPTPPYNVPKASWCMENNSLEDRADAGQAARPLVPNMKTALVTRPKKRKFTERALVSWHKITAGTQKLRKTSTNEMDWAWAANRLIKKSEDDPESLEDAPVNYLPRKRLIMTTKLIQEVFPAIPARVLRAQAVSAYESATYNIAMFTLGDTCIISSDNSRALADNENNPSEQRTSAKQMEDKLSKVVEVFVGRIKKMENDYLSLSKRASMLDVHLECQDLERISIVNRLGRFHGRNHAAGVEASSGSQMVSRRIFPDRHVMSFSVPGNLPEEVHCLAL; this is encoded by the exons ATGTCACAGTTTCACCACACACAGCATGGGGGTGATGGTGATTTTCAGATGTGGCAACAACAGATGATGTACAAGCAATTGCAGGAGTTCCAGAGACAGCAAAATGCCCAGCAGATTGATCATGGAGCCAGAATGCAGCCCTCTTTTGGACAGTTTCAAGCTCCAGCAAGAGCAGCACCTGCTGATCAATTGCCGGTGATAACAAATGAAATGCCAAACAATGAGGCCACGGCTTATGCGTGGCCACAAAATTTTGCTAGTGGTGACCCAAGGTTGCCAGGCAACTCACAAATGGTGAATACAGGTAGCAACACAAACTGGGAGCAGTATGGTGGTGCTCCTGCCATGGGCAATTTCATGAATGGTTCGGTATTTCCAAATACTCAAAGTCAACCGATGCGACCAATGGGGTTAGCTACACAGCAAATGAACCAGTCCTTCTATCAAATACCTGCTACCAGCAGAGGCGGGTCTGTTAACCAGTACCCCCAGTTCTTAGGGATCCCTGCTGATCTCCAGAATGCAATGACAAGGGCAAGTACTCATCAGCCTGAAAAGGTATCAAGGCCATTTAGCTCGTTAATGGATGAACCTAGTCCGCAGGAGAAAGGTGCCTCCAGTTCTATGCAGAATTTTCGAGGAAAGGGAGGCTTCTTAAGCAATAGTCTGTTACAAAGTCAAGGTGATAATAACAAGGCAGGCAGCCCTGTTCCAGTGAATCATCTACGACATGGTTTTCAACTCCAAGATTTTCATGGTAGGTCAAACCAACTCCAAGCGGGCCTGCAAGAGAAATCAACAATGCAGGTAGCGCCAGCAAGTGGTGGCGCTAGCCTTGACCCTACCGAGGAGAAGTTCTTGTTTGGGGATGATGAGGATAGCAACTGGGGAGCTTTGTTGAAGGGAGACAACGATCATGGTAATTCTTTGGATAATGATAACTTTGGTGGTACTTTGCCATCTCTACAGAGTGGGAGCTGGAGTGCCCTTATGCAGGAAACATTACAGTCTTCAACCAGTAAAGATAATCCCAAGGAAGAATGGAGTGGCCTCAGTTTGCAGAAAACACAGACAGTTGCCAATAACTCAACTTTACCAGCTCGTGACCAAAGTAAGCTTGCTGCATTAAGCGGTGGACTACAGAATGCACGACCCTCGTCAGCATCTAGCTATGGTGATGGAACAATGAATAATCCAGATTTTACCAGTTTTCAGCATGCTACAAGAAGTCCGTACGAGCAAAGAGACAAAACACCACATGAATCTCCTCGTGCAACTGTTACCAATCATCAGTCAACTGCAGAAGCCAATAATGGGTATATTCAGCAGAGCTTGAAGCAAAAGCAGTCTGATgaatatgggagacaagaacaggTGCATTTGTCAAATGGCAATTGGGCTCAGCAGAAATCTGAAACGCCAAGAAATAGCTCACACTCAACTGGTGCACCATCAAGTACACATGGATTTTGGATGTCACAACAAAACACTGTTGATAACAATATCAACCAAGAGTCGAGCAATAGCCAGAATGACTGGAAAAGCAACAGCCCCCTTGGACAAGACATCAGCAGTACCCAAAATGTCTTTAATAGTGATGGAAACTTTTGGAAGTCAAGTGGAGGTAATGCAAATTCAGTCCACAGGCTTCAGCAGATGAAGCCTGATATAAGCACTTCGCAAATGCAGAAGGACAGTTCTGATGGTAAAGGTGTTAGTATGATGGGATCAAGCATGTCAACAATAAACCCGAACCAGCATCAGATGGTTATGGGTCGAACGGGTGAGCATGGTGGGGTAAACCATAACATTGGACGTAGGGGTTCAGAAACCTCAGAATCTTTAAGAAGAAGTGCTGAGCCAAGACCAAATGACTGCAACCAGGAGTACCAAAATGCAATACATATGGAAAGGCCAGGAAACATTTTAAATCCTGGGCAGCATGTGAACAGTGACCATGCTGCCAGGAGGCATCCTTTCTTTGCTGCAAAAGAATCCCAAAATTTGGGATCAGGTCAGCAAGCAGGGGGATCTTACATGTTGCAGAATCATGCTATGGACAACACCGGGGGAAACATTAGGCATTCTCCGGGTAATCCAGTTTCGAACAATCAGTTTCCGCCTCAGTCACTTCAGGGACAAAATAACCTGAAACCACGATTTATCACGAACTCCCAAGTTGCTGCCAATATGGCTTCAGTTAATGAG AAAAAAATGCTGGTGGGGGATGAACACTTTAAATCTCGACATGGTGTCACTAACAGTTCCAGTGCATCACCCTTTGGAGTATCTGATGCCGGTCAGTCTCAGAATAGAGCAGTTCAGAACAG TCAACATATGCTGCAACTTCTTCATAAGGTGGACAACTCAACAGATAGCAATGCACTTACTGACATGGCCAACAGTCCTCTTGATAATGTTGCTAATACTCAGCAGCAACTTAATCAATCTTCTTTGCAAGGATTTGGATTAAGACTAGCACCACCGTCCCAGCGACATCCAGCTTCAGATCAATTATGGTCTAGTCACACTAATGCTGATGGCAAGCAGCCTGAACACTCAGCAAGGGGAGAACACCAGGCCCAGCTACCTTCCACTGCCACCAATTATTCGTCACCTGCTCATCCAAGCTCACAGCCGACACCATTTCATTCTTCGGAAATGGGTGGTACTGGACAGCCAGCTGCACATTTCCCCCAGTTAAGTTCCGGGCAGCAATATCCCGTGCCAGACGCAAGATCAGGTTCTGTACCCATGCCTCAGCAAGACAGCACAGCAACAGTATTCAAGAACGTATGGACAAACATATCGGCGCAACGTCTAGCTGGCGGTACCCAATCTAACAAGATAACACCCAATATTCTCCAGTCTATGATGTTTTCCAACAACCCCAACTTATGGGGTTCGCAAAAGGCAGACGACCAAGGACAGAAGGCTTCAACACCACCTGATGTAGCCACCAGTTCTGCCAATTCACATAATCAAGAGACAAAACAAGCTCTGGACAGTGATGCAGGGTTAGCCTCTTCTGAGATGGCAAATTTTGATTCGACTGGAGCTGCTGTACCCAGGGGGAATCAAACCCTGCAGAAGCATTCTTCAGACGGGAACTTTGCCATTCCTGCTTCATCCTTGGCACAATTGCGTCAGCAAGGTATCATGAACCCTAGGCAGGGAGAGAGCCCTGCAGCTAACTTTCAGGTTATGAATACTTCTCACAACACTGGTACTAATATGAGTGGCATTGGGTTACATGGAAATCCAACACCTTCAAACCTCCAACAGACAAATTTTGCTCTTCTGCATCAAATGCAAGCAATGGGTCATGTGGATGTTGATCCAGGCAATAAAACTGGAAAGATGCTTAAACCAAATGAGATTAGTTCTGACGCGTCGCAAGTTGACTGGAAGTCTGCTCAGAGGTTTGCACATGGAGCCACTAACTCACTCAGGTCGTCCATAGATAACATTGGCAGTACTAGTGTCCAAGGGTCATTCCCTTCAGACATGAAAATGCTAAGCTTTGCTCCAAGGAACAATGAGGAGAGAAGTACAAGCATACCTTCTCAGATCCCTTCTAGGGAAGTTCTCTCTCATGGTATGGTCATGCGTAATGATCATCAAAGTCAAGTTCAGTCTCTTGGGACAAATGCATCATCCAATTTGATTGAAAGAAGTGAGAGACCTGGGATAAACCCTCAAATGGCACCCTCTTGGTTTGAACATTATGGAAACCAAAGAAATGGTCAGAATCATTCTGTGTTTAATGCTCAGAAGACCCCAACTCCACCATATAATGTTCCAAAAGCTTCTTGGTGCATGGAAAATAACTCTCTCGAGGATAGAGCTGATGCCGGCCAAGCTGCCAGGCCTTTGGTGCCTAATATGAAGACAGCTTTGGTGACAAGGCCAAAGAAGCGCAAATTTACAGAACGTGCTCTTGTTTCTTGGCATAAAATCACTGCAGGCACTCAAAAGTTGAGAAAGACAAG CACGAATGAGATGGATTGGGCTTGGGCAGCAAATAGATTAATTAAGAAG TCCGAGGATGATCCAGAAAGTCTGGAAGATGCCCCGGTAAATTATTTACCGCGCAAAAGGCTAATTATGACCACAAAGTTGATTCAGGAAGTTTTCCCTGCTATACCAGCAAGAGTTCTCAGAGCACAAGCTGTATCAGCTTATGAAAGTGCTACATACAATATCGCAATGTTCACTCTAGGAGATACATGCATCATCTCATCAGATAACTCTCGCGCTCTTGCAGATAATGAAAATAA CCCATCTGAACAAAGAACAAGTGCCAAGCAAATGGAAGACAAGTTATCAAAGGTTGTGGAAGTCTTTGTTGGAAGAATCAAGAAAATGGAAAACGACTATCTGAG CTTGAGCAAGAGGGCTTCGATGCTAGATGTGCATCTGGAGTGCCAGGATTTGGAAAGGATTTCAATCGTAAATCGTCTGGGAAGATTCCATGGCCGGAACCATGCAGCTGGTGTCGAGGCCTCGTCTGGCTCACAAATGGTTTCTCGCAGAATTTTCCCTGATAGACATGTCATGTCTTTCTCCGTGCCAGGAAATCTTCCCGAAGAGGTGCACTGTTTGGCACTCTAG